Proteins encoded together in one uncultured Desulfosarcina sp. window:
- a CDS encoding rod-binding protein, with protein sequence MSDLNGIDPGASIAQAKASSVNQTVAALSSQAQKETCTDADLKEASEQFESLLLNFMIREMRATVPESALLPRSMAEEIFTDMLDEKIAGEMAKSGGIGLSRLIFDQLKMSE encoded by the coding sequence ATGTCCGATTTGAACGGCATCGATCCAGGTGCGTCTATTGCTCAAGCCAAGGCTTCGTCGGTTAACCAGACCGTTGCTGCTTTGTCTTCACAGGCTCAAAAAGAGACCTGTACGGATGCCGATCTAAAGGAAGCCAGCGAGCAGTTCGAATCGTTGCTGCTCAACTTCATGATTCGGGAAATGCGGGCGACGGTCCCGGAAAGTGCCTTGTTGCCGCGATCCATGGCCGAAGAGATTTTTACCGACATGCTGGACGAGAAAATTGCCGGTGAAATGGCCAAAAGCGGGGGGATCGGACTTTCAAGATTGATTTTCGATCAGTTGAAAATGTCGGAATAG
- the flgL gene encoding flagellar hook-associated protein FlgL gives MRVSSRIMAENIKSYLAKQSTALIETQTRIATGKKINSLSDAPGDIGKVLDYRTTLSKIEQYQENITDAKTRVEYTETVLGQINDLVTDALTIASNPDTENREALALGVANIRDQIAGLVNTKYAGSYLFHGDLTDTAPFDVTTGAYDASAGSDGSHDVIVGENIQVTLQADGSDIFIESGDNLIEVLDDLEAALLADDDVAIAATVDPLYRIDDQLELVRSEFAAVYNRLEATEERWTSFSNAVETMRSDLEDTDVTAAAVDLQLQQTHYEVLLNVASQVIQPTLLDFL, from the coding sequence ATGAGAGTCAGTTCCAGAATCATGGCAGAAAACATCAAATCCTATCTGGCCAAACAGAGCACCGCCCTGATCGAAACCCAGACCCGGATCGCCACCGGAAAAAAGATCAACAGCCTTTCCGACGCGCCCGGCGATATCGGCAAGGTGCTCGATTACCGCACAACCCTGTCGAAAATCGAGCAGTACCAGGAAAACATCACCGATGCCAAGACCCGGGTTGAGTACACCGAAACGGTTTTAGGCCAGATCAACGATCTGGTGACCGACGCTTTGACCATCGCTTCCAATCCGGATACGGAAAACAGGGAAGCCCTGGCCCTGGGGGTGGCCAATATCCGGGATCAGATCGCGGGACTGGTCAATACCAAATACGCGGGCAGCTACCTTTTCCACGGCGACCTTACCGACACTGCGCCTTTCGACGTAACTACCGGCGCCTATGACGCCAGCGCGGGCAGCGACGGCTCCCATGACGTGATCGTGGGCGAAAACATTCAGGTGACGCTACAGGCCGACGGCAGCGATATCTTCATCGAAAGCGGGGACAATCTGATCGAGGTGCTCGACGATCTGGAGGCGGCCCTGCTTGCCGATGACGACGTGGCCATCGCCGCCACGGTGGATCCCCTGTATCGGATCGACGATCAACTGGAACTGGTGCGCTCCGAGTTCGCCGCGGTATACAATCGTCTGGAGGCTACGGAGGAGCGCTGGACCAGTTTCAGCAACGCGGTGGAAACCATGCGCTCGGATCTCGAAGATACCGATGTCACCGCAGCGGCCGTCGACCTTCAACTGCAACAGACCCATTACGAAGTGCTTCTCAATGTGGCCTCACAGGTCATCCAACCGACCCTGCTGGATTTTCTCTGA
- a CDS encoding flagellar protein FlgN produces the protein MNAAIDQLISTLNEETECYDEMKAVLQDEARAIPLSNRQELDRARSRKEALVARITRLERKREDSVRQLASTYRIDASMVKVSELVAYLPDPYAGKLKSCAEGLRSLIEEVRLKNGANRQLVRYYMKWIDNAMHLLTGLFDERPIYRKPGIQLENSGYRSNSGNIIRSSI, from the coding sequence ATGAATGCAGCGATTGACCAACTGATCTCGACACTAAACGAAGAAACCGAGTGCTATGACGAGATGAAGGCCGTCTTGCAGGACGAGGCTCGCGCGATTCCCCTTTCCAACAGGCAGGAACTCGACCGGGCCAGGTCGCGAAAGGAAGCGCTGGTGGCCAGGATAACGCGCCTCGAGCGGAAAAGAGAAGATTCGGTCCGACAATTGGCGTCAACCTATCGAATCGATGCATCGATGGTCAAGGTGAGCGAACTGGTTGCATACCTCCCGGACCCCTATGCCGGAAAACTGAAGTCCTGCGCCGAGGGTCTGCGCTCGCTCATCGAAGAAGTGCGCCTGAAAAACGGTGCCAATCGGCAACTGGTACGCTACTACATGAAATGGATCGACAACGCCATGCATCTGTTGACCGGTCTTTTCGACGAACGCCCGATTTACCGGAAACCGGGAATCCAATTGGAGAACAGCGGTTATCGCAGCAACAGTGGAAATATCATCCGCAGCAGCATCTGA
- a CDS encoding MotA/TolQ/ExbB proton channel family protein, with product MDIATIIGLVSGSVLILASIVIGGSALIFINIPGLLIVVGGTLATTFIKFTMADVIGSIGVAMKAFMVKMEAPENIISEMVEFTRIAKKEGLIALEKENPTDPFSGKALRYLSDGYDEGLIADMLNKDIRLMRQRHTTGQNVFKGMGDSAPAFGMVGTLIGLVQMLASMSDPSSIGPAMAVALLTTLYGAVLANLIALPIADKLSLRSEQETLNKSIVMEAAIAINRGVSPMVLEESLKIFLSPKEREKSQAGEAGADSGEAKAE from the coding sequence ATGGATATAGCAACCATTATCGGCCTGGTCAGTGGATCCGTATTGATCCTGGCTTCCATTGTCATCGGCGGCAGCGCCCTGATCTTCATCAATATCCCCGGCCTGCTGATCGTTGTGGGCGGTACCCTGGCCACCACGTTCATCAAATTCACGATGGCCGATGTCATCGGATCCATCGGCGTGGCCATGAAGGCGTTCATGGTCAAAATGGAAGCGCCGGAAAACATCATCAGCGAGATGGTGGAATTTACGCGCATCGCCAAAAAAGAAGGACTGATCGCCCTGGAAAAGGAAAATCCGACCGACCCCTTTTCGGGCAAGGCCCTGCGGTACCTGTCCGATGGCTACGACGAGGGGCTGATCGCCGACATGCTCAACAAGGACATCCGCCTGATGCGGCAACGGCACACCACCGGCCAGAACGTATTCAAGGGCATGGGCGATTCCGCCCCGGCCTTCGGCATGGTCGGCACCCTCATCGGCCTGGTTCAGATGCTGGCTTCCATGTCGGATCCGTCCAGCATCGGCCCCGCCATGGCCGTAGCCCTGCTGACGACCCTGTACGGGGCCGTTTTGGCCAATCTGATAGCCCTGCCCATCGCCGACAAGCTGTCCCTGCGAAGCGAGCAGGAAACGCTGAACAAAAGCATCGTCATGGAGGCCGCCATCGCCATCAACCGGGGCGTGTCGCCCATGGTGCTGGAAGAATCGTTAAAAATCTTTCTCTCTCCCAAGGAACGGGAAAAATCGCAGGCCGGCGAGGCCGGCGCCGACTCCGGCGAAGCCAAAGCCGAATAA
- a CDS encoding OmpA family protein, translating into MSDDTQECPPCEAGAPRWMTTFGDLMSLLLCFFVLLLSFSEMDRQKYKVVAGSMERAFGMQRKKNVSESPRHGLQMIAKDFDQQSIATRVKEFVGQEVEENFDELYNKISDDFEIEAGENEVVIRLMGESTFDSGKAEIKPELKPLILRIGQILATEAKGDIVIAGHTDNVPIHGGPYQTNLKLSIARAATVAQFLLDQKTIDPKRVSTMGFGEYRPIADNNTAEGRRKNRRVEIIVGTVPSARQDAKNSGPTAAP; encoded by the coding sequence ATGTCCGACGATACCCAGGAATGCCCCCCATGCGAAGCCGGCGCCCCGCGGTGGATGACCACCTTCGGCGACCTGATGAGCCTGTTGCTCTGTTTTTTCGTGCTGCTGCTCTCCTTTTCCGAAATGGACCGGCAGAAATACAAAGTGGTCGCCGGGTCCATGGAGCGTGCTTTCGGCATGCAGCGCAAGAAAAATGTCTCCGAATCGCCCCGCCATGGCCTCCAGATGATCGCCAAGGATTTTGACCAGCAATCCATTGCCACACGGGTAAAGGAGTTTGTCGGGCAGGAGGTGGAAGAAAATTTTGACGAACTCTACAATAAGATCTCCGATGATTTCGAAATCGAAGCCGGCGAGAACGAAGTCGTTATCCGGCTGATGGGCGAAAGCACCTTCGACTCGGGCAAGGCCGAAATCAAACCGGAACTCAAACCCCTGATTTTGCGGATCGGGCAGATTCTGGCCACCGAGGCCAAAGGCGACATCGTAATCGCCGGCCACACCGATAACGTGCCGATTCACGGCGGCCCGTATCAAACCAACCTCAAGCTCTCCATCGCCCGTGCCGCAACGGTGGCCCAGTTTCTGCTGGACCAGAAGACGATCGATCCCAAGCGTGTCTCCACCATGGGGTTCGGCGAATACCGGCCCATTGCCGACAACAACACCGCCGAAGGCCGGCGCAAGAATCGTCGGGTGGAGATTATCGTCGGCACCGTCCCCAGCGCCCGCCAAGACGCAAAAAACAGCGGCCCCACCGCCGCTCCTTAG
- a CDS encoding flagellar biosynthesis anti-sigma factor FlgM, producing the protein MEIPENGALLPHPAEEISVDGPQQPSQTEGREQNSSQGHTDAVRLTEKGLAFSEAFGKARSLAETRVDRVLELKRQLAQGTYRVMGDRIAVNMIDESLENDSVLKHIDTNV; encoded by the coding sequence ATGGAAATACCGGAAAATGGCGCTTTACTTCCTCATCCTGCTGAAGAGATCTCCGTCGATGGGCCGCAACAACCGTCGCAGACGGAAGGGCGCGAACAGAACAGCAGCCAAGGCCATACAGATGCCGTTCGTCTGACGGAAAAAGGCCTGGCCTTCAGTGAGGCCTTCGGCAAGGCACGATCGCTGGCGGAAACCCGCGTTGATCGGGTGCTGGAACTGAAACGCCAGCTGGCACAAGGAACCTACCGGGTGATGGGCGACCGGATCGCAGTCAATATGATCGATGAAAGCCTTGAAAACGACAGCGTCCTGAAGCACATCGATACCAATGTTTGA
- the flgK gene encoding flagellar hook-associated protein FlgK, protein MANIIYGMFNVAKTALITQQKAIDVTANNIANVNTEGYSRQRVTLEQNEPVYYEGGTLGTGVQANRVIQRIYDRFINQQLAESESDLGRWEAQLETLEKAELMFDETSGYGLNDAMAEFWNSWQEVSNNPDGYTERATLIADTQNLTDVFNSLSAELTQVQSDNDASITGAVEEINALTSEIADLNLLIAEVEAGSLHSANDYRDQRDLKLQELSALIDVDSFEDDDGYLTITTANGNTLVDRTNSWELTTYTNADGFEDVYWTSGTGTEENITDDIDNGKLKGWIEARDTIIPGYLEDLDDLAAGIIDAVNTLHAAGTDLDGGTGTAFFTGTDASDIAINSDIVDDSNLIAAADATEGIPGGSENAIAIAELQNELLMGGGTATFDDFYNALAANVGNDIYQAQVNSDHQTTINQQLVTYQQEVSGVSLDEEMVDLIQFQSAYEAAAQLVTVVDEMLQKLIEMV, encoded by the coding sequence GTGGCAAACATCATCTACGGCATGTTCAACGTTGCCAAGACCGCACTGATCACCCAGCAAAAAGCGATCGACGTAACGGCGAACAACATCGCCAACGTCAATACGGAAGGGTACTCCCGCCAGCGGGTCACGTTGGAACAGAACGAACCGGTTTACTACGAGGGGGGCACCCTGGGTACCGGCGTGCAGGCCAACCGGGTGATTCAACGGATCTACGACCGGTTTATCAATCAACAGCTGGCCGAGTCGGAATCGGATCTGGGCCGCTGGGAGGCGCAGCTCGAAACCCTGGAAAAAGCGGAATTGATGTTCGACGAGACTTCCGGATACGGACTAAACGATGCCATGGCCGAATTCTGGAATTCATGGCAGGAGGTTTCCAACAACCCCGACGGGTATACGGAACGGGCCACCCTGATTGCCGATACACAGAATCTGACCGATGTCTTCAACAGCCTTTCCGCAGAACTGACCCAGGTCCAGTCCGACAACGATGCCAGCATCACGGGGGCGGTCGAAGAGATCAACGCGCTGACCAGCGAAATCGCCGATTTGAACCTGCTGATCGCCGAGGTCGAAGCAGGGAGCCTGCACAGCGCCAACGATTACAGGGACCAGCGCGATCTGAAGCTTCAGGAACTGTCGGCCCTGATCGATGTGGACAGCTTCGAGGATGACGACGGCTATCTGACCATCACCACGGCCAACGGCAACACCCTGGTGGATCGCACCAATTCCTGGGAGCTGACCACCTATACCAATGCCGACGGCTTCGAAGACGTCTACTGGACCAGCGGTACGGGCACGGAGGAAAACATCACCGACGATATCGACAACGGCAAGCTGAAAGGCTGGATCGAGGCGCGCGATACGATCATACCCGGTTATCTGGAGGATCTGGACGATTTGGCCGCGGGCATTATCGACGCCGTCAACACCCTGCATGCGGCCGGAACGGACCTTGACGGCGGTACGGGAACCGCTTTTTTCACCGGCACTGATGCCTCAGACATCGCCATCAACAGCGATATTGTGGACGATTCGAACCTCATCGCCGCGGCGGATGCAACCGAAGGCATCCCCGGCGGCAGCGAAAATGCCATTGCCATTGCCGAGCTGCAGAACGAGCTTCTCATGGGCGGGGGAACGGCCACGTTCGACGATTTTTACAACGCCCTTGCCGCCAATGTGGGCAACGATATCTATCAGGCCCAGGTCAACAGCGATCATCAGACGACCATCAACCAGCAGCTGGTCACCTACCAGCAGGAGGTCTCCGGCGTATCGCTGGACGAGGAGATGGTCGATCTGATTCAGTTTCAAAGCGCCTACGAGGCCGCCGCGCAACTGGTGACCGTAGTGGACGAGATGCTCCAAAAACTCATCGAAATGGTATAA